Sequence from the Thermocaproicibacter melissae genome:
GGAAGATATACCCCCGGTCTTTTTTCTTCCATCAGCGCGTATTTCCAGCGGCATGGCTGGGCACAGTCTCCACGGTTTGCATCGCGCCCCGTAAAAAACTCAGAGAGAAGACATCTTCCCGAAAACGAGACGCACATGGCGCCGTGAACAAAAACTTCAAGCTCAAGTTCTTTTGAAGTCTTTGCGCGGATTTCCGCTATGTCCTCTAGACTCAGTTCACGGGCAAGAACAACCCGTTTTGCACCAAGTTCGTAAAAACTCTGAGCAGCAGCCCAGTTTGTTACGCCCGCCTGTGTTGAAATATGGATTTCTACATCAGGAATCAGCTTCTTCGCAAGGGCGAGTACCCCCATATCAGCAACGATTACTGCGTCTACTCCGGCATCGCGTATGCTCCGCAGAAAATCCGGTAAATGAGGTAGATCGGAGTTCCGCATGATATTGTTACAGGTCAGGTAAACACGTACATGATTGCTGTGTGCATACTCCACCGCTTGGGCCAGTTCTTCCGGCCCGAAATTCGGCGAAGAAGCCCGCATGCCATATTCTTTTCCCGCAAGATATACAGCGTCTGCGCCGAATTTCACCGCATTCATCAGGCGCTCCATATCTCCTGCAGGAGCCAGTAATTCCGGCCCTATTCTATTTGTTCTCTGTGTCATTTTATTCCGGCCTTTTTCAGATTTGCCTGATGCTGTGACAGCGTTTTGGCAAGATAAAGTTTATTCTTTTTATCATAGCAAAAATAATAGTAGGAAGATTCGGAAGGATTCA
This genomic interval carries:
- a CDS encoding peptidase U32 family protein, yielding MTQRTNRIGPELLAPAGDMERLMNAVKFGADAVYLAGKEYGMRASSPNFGPEELAQAVEYAHSNHVRVYLTCNNIMRNSDLPHLPDFLRSIRDAGVDAVIVADMGVLALAKKLIPDVEIHISTQAGVTNWAAAQSFYELGAKRVVLARELSLEDIAEIRAKTSKELELEVFVHGAMCVSFSGRCLLSEFFTGRDANRGDCAQPCRWKYALMEEKRPGVYLPIGEEDGGTYILNSRDLCLIEELPQLIRAGVTSLKIEGRAKSAYYAAVTTNAYRCALDWYAEHPDSPLPAWIREELNKISHRKYSTGFCLGGTPGQVYETGGYERGWEVIAICTGMRDGYAVLSQRNRFFPGDVADVLEPGKEPYLLPMNEIYDENGNPLTSANHAEMTVLVPTDREIGVGAILRKKIDG